The Caballeronia sp. SL2Y3 genomic sequence CTTGCGTCACCACCGGCTGACGGTAGCGCGTGCAGATGGCGAGCGCCTGCGCGACTTCGTCCGTATCGCGCGGACGCACGAGCGCGAGCGGCACCGCGCCGGGCAAGCCGCTCCAGTCCACCACGCGCTTGTCGCCGAATTCTTCCGGCAAGGCCACCACATCCGCGCCGAGGGCGTCGCGCAATGCGTGGATTGCATCGAGTGCGCTCATAGCTTCATCGTCTCCGTTCATCTTGTCAGTGGCCGCATCACCAGACCGTGTAGCCGCCGTCCATAACGATGTCCGATCCCGTCACGAACGCGCTCGCCCGCGACGCGAGAAAGACGACGCCCGGCGCGATTTCGTCCGGCGTCGCCATGCGTTCCAGCGGCGTGTAGTCGAGCCACACTTTGCGCCATGCTTCGTTTGCGAAGCCGCGCTTGGTCAGTTCGGTTCCGACATAACCCGGCGATATGGAATTCACGCGGATGCCGTCCGCCGCCCATTCGGCGGCGAGCGAACGCGTGAGATGAATCACGCCCGCTTTCGATGCGTTATACGATGCCTGCGGCTGAGGCTTGTTCGCGATGCTCCCGCTCATGCTCGCGATGTTGACGATCCGCCCGCTCTTTTGCCGCGACATGTGACGCGCGGCGCTGCGGCAGCAATAGAACACGCCGTCGAGGTTCACGGCGAGCACGGCGCGCCACGCGGCGTCGTCGGTTTCGAGCGCGGCCGCGTTCCTGACGACGCCCGCGTTGTTGACCAGCACGTCGAGTCTGCCGTGCCTGGCGACGATCGCATCGAAGCCCGCATCGACCGACGATGAATCCGTCACGTCCAGCGTGACGAAGCTGCCACCGATTGCGTCGGCGGCGCGCTGCCCGAGCGTCGCTTCGCGGTCGGCGATGACGACCGTCGCGCCCGCATTGCGCAGCGCCTTCGCTATCGCGAGACCGATGCCCTGCGCCGCGCCGGTGACGACGCAGACTTCGCCGTCCAGACGAAAGACGTCGAGGGTCGCGCCAGTGTCTTCCTTCGCGATCTCGCTCATTGGCGCGCTCCGTCGAATACGACGATATCCGCCGTGCCGTCCGCATGACCCACGATCATCTCGCTCGCGATGCCGGTGAAGAGACCGTGCTCGACCACGCCGGGAATGGCGTTGAAGCGCGGCGCGAGCGCGAGCGGATCGGAAATGGCTTCGAGATGGCAGTCGAGAATCCAGTTGCCGCTGTCCGTCACCACGAGCGCGCCGTTCTTCGTGCGCCGCTCGATCCTGATGCCCGCATCGAATCCGGCCGATACGAACAGCTCGCGCAGCAGACGCTCCGTGCTTTGCCAGCCGAACTGAATCACTTCGATCGGCAGCGGAAAACGCCCGAGCGTATCGAAGACCTTCTTGTCGTCGACCACCGCGACCATCTTGCGCGACGCCGCCGCGACGATCTTCTCCCACAGCAGGCACGCGCCACCGCCCTTGATCATGCTGCCCTGATGATCGATTTCGTCCGCGCCGTCGATGGTCACGTCGAGCCGGTCGATCTGCCCGAGGTCGGTCAATGGCACGCCGAGTTCGATCGCCAGTTCGCGCGTCGCATTCGATGTCGGCACGCCGACGATATCGAGCCCGTCCTTCACGCGCGGCGCAAGCGCACGCACGAACCAGTGCGATGTCGTGCCCGAGCCGAGCCCCACTTTCATGCCCGGCGCGAGATAGTGGTCGACCGCCTTGATGCCCGAGACGAGCTTCGCCTCGTCCTGCTTCGATTGCGGCTCCAGTCGGGCATAGCCCGGTTCGATATGCGTACCCAATTGCGTCTCCGTTGTTATCGAAACACCCTTGAAACAAGGGCTAATCCATGAACTTGTCGGTGAACCACGGGTCGAGCGCGGCGAGGTTGTCGGGCAGCTCGCGCCCTTGCCGCAGGCCCAGCATGGCGACCAGCATGTTCACCACGAGCAGATGATTGATGCGCGCCGTGAGCGGCGTGTACAACTCGGTGTTCTCGTATGCGGGCACGGCGACGGTCAGGTCGCAGGTCTGCGCGAGCCGCGAGCCCGGCGCGCACACCGCGATGGTCACCGCGCCCTTGCCCTTCGCCATCGCGGCCGCCATCACGAGCGACTTGGTCGAGCCCGAATGCGAGAAGAAGACCGCCACTTCGTCGTTGCGCAAGGTCGGCGCGAGCAGCAGTTGGCGCTGGCTTTCGAGCACGACGCGGCAATGCAGCCCGAGGCGGAAGAACTTGTGCTCGGCATCGAAGGCGATGGTCTCCGAGATGCCGAGGCCGAATAGGAAGATGCCCTTCGCATCGATCAGATATTGCGCCGCGCGCTCGACGGCCGCGGAATCCACGTCACGCGCGAAGCGTTGAATGGCATGCAGCGAGTTGTTCACGATCTTGCTGCACACGCTTGCGGGCGTATCCGCGTTCGTGATGGCTTCGTAGTCGAACGGCGCCTGCGGTATCAGGCCCTGGCCGAGCCGGACCTTGAAGTCCTGATAGTCCGCGCAGTCGAAGCGGCGGAAAAAGCGCACCACGGTCGGGTCGCTCGTTTGCGCCGCTTCCGACAACTCGGCCATGCTCATCTTGAGCGCGGCTTCTGGCGCGCCCAGCAATACATCGGCGATGCGCAAGGTCGCGCCCGTCAACGATGGGTGTTCAAGCGCGATACGGCGCAGCAGGTCGTTTCTCATCAGGCTCCCGGCAGGCGCGACGCATTGAGCGCGGCGCACCTCGTCACTAACTCGGCGAAGGAATCGAGCCGCCTGTCATCGGGCACGGGAACATCCGGCCCGGTGCCCCAGTTGACGATCAGACAGCGAACCTGCGCGTCGCGTGCGCACTGCGCGTCGATGCGCGTGTCGCCGATATAGAGCGTGTGCTCGGGCGCGGCGTCCATCTGTTCGAGCGTCATCAGCAAATGCCGGGGATGCGGCTTTCTTTGCGCAAGCATATCGCCTCCGACGACCGCGCTGAAATACCGGTCGATGCCGAAGTGCGCGAGCACCGCCTGCGCCAGTTGCTGCGCCTTGTTCGTGCACACGCCGAGCTTCACGCCGGCCGCATGCAGCGCGGGAATCGCATCGAGCGCGTCGGCGTAGAGCGTCGCCTTTTCGACCGGATGCTGCTTGTAGATGGACAGATAGGTCTCGACGTCGGCGCTGACGCGTGCCTGATCGAGTTCGAGACCGAGCCCCTTGTACAACTTGTCGATCAGCCCGTGCGAGCCTTCGCCGATAAACTTCTCCACGAAGCCGACCGTCTGCGGCGCGATGCCGTGCGTCGCGAGCAGGCGATTCACGGCGCTTGCGATGTCCGGCGCGGTATCGACGAGCGTGCCATCGAGATCGAATACGACTGCGTCGACCGTTCGTTCGGCCTCAAGGATGATTTCGTTGACGGTCATCGGCTCGGGTTCTCCATGGCGATGTGTTGATAGACCGGACGCAGCGCGTCGTACAGCGTGCGGAAAGTGTCGAAACGTGCGTCGTAGAGCGCCTCGAGCGATGCGTCCGGGCTCACGCGACTCGTCACGCGCAGCGTGCCGACCGCTTCGTCGAGCGATGTCCACCAGCCCGCGCCCACGCCCGCCGCGAGCACCGCGCCGTACGCGCCGCCCTCGGATGCGCCCGTGACCGTGGTCACCTCGCGTTGCAGCACGTCCGCGAGCATTTGCAGCCACAGCGGCTCGCCGGTCGCGCCGCCCGAGACACGAACCTCGTCGCACGTGAGGCCGGCGCTCGCGCCCAGCGATGCGATCGCCCGGATGTTCAGCAGCACGCCTTCCATGACGCTGCGGATCATGTGAGCCGCATCGTGCGTCGACGTGAGGCCGATCCATGCGGCACGCCCGTCTGCCGCGACATGCGGGCAGCGTTCCCCGAGCAGATACGGCAAAAAGAGCAGTCCGTCGCAGCCGGGCGCGGCGGCTTTCGCCAGTTGCGTCATGCCTTCGAAGGACAGATCCGGCGTCATGCGCCGCAGCGCGCCGCGCAGCCATTCGAACGCGCCGCCCGCCGAGAGCGTCACGCCCATCACGTGCCAGCGGCCCGGCGCATTGCCGCAGGAAATCTGCAATTGCCCGGTAGCTTCGGGACACGTACGCAAGCCGCCCGCGACGATGCCCGCCGTGCCGATGGTCACGCCGAGCGGGCCGGCATCGATCGCGCCCATCGACGTCGTCTGGATGACCGAATCGCCGCCGCCGCCGAACACGGGTACATCGCCCGGCAAGCCCCACGCCTGCGCCAGTTCGCCCCGCAACGTTCCCGCGCGTTCGGTCGATTCGACGACCTGCGGCAACAGCGATGCGGGTAAGTCGAGCGCGGACATCAGCGCGCCGGACCACTGGCGCTGGCGCACGTCGAAGAGGCCGGTGCCCGACGCGTCGGACACATCGGTGATGTGCTCGCCGGTCAGACGCAGGCGAAGGTAGTCCTTCGGATTCAGCATCCGCCGCATGCGCGCGAACAGCTCCGGCTCATGCTCGCGCATCCACAGGAGCTTGCCCGCCGTAAAGCCCGGCAACATGCGGTTCTGCACCCGCGCGAGCAGACCATCGAGCCCGCCTGCGCGCGCGGTGATCTCGTCGCAATACGGCGCGGCCCGCTGGTCGCACCAGAGGATCGCGGGACGCAGCACGTTGTCGGCTTCGTCGAGCGCGGTCAGGCCGTGCATCTGTCCGGATAGCCCGATGCCCGCCACCGCGCGACGATCCGGCAGCGCGTCGAGCACTTGCGCGAGCGCGGTCTGCGTCGCGCTCCACCAGTGCTCCGGGTCCTGCTCGGCCCAGCCGGGACGGGGCGAAACGAGCGGATACGCCGCGAGCGCCTTCGCCGCGACATTGCCCGCGCCGTCCACTGCAATGACCTTGCATGCGGACGTGCCGACGTCGATGCCGAGAAGATACCGTTCCATGGCCGCTCCGTTTGCGTATGCGTGGTCGTGCGTCTCTT encodes the following:
- a CDS encoding SDR family NAD(P)-dependent oxidoreductase codes for the protein MSEIAKEDTGATLDVFRLDGEVCVVTGAAQGIGLAIAKALRNAGATVVIADREATLGQRAADAIGGSFVTLDVTDSSSVDAGFDAIVARHGRLDVLVNNAGVVRNAAALETDDAAWRAVLAVNLDGVFYCCRSAARHMSRQKSGRIVNIASMSGSIANKPQPQASYNASKAGVIHLTRSLAAEWAADGIRVNSISPGYVGTELTKRGFANEAWRKVWLDYTPLERMATPDEIAPGVVFLASRASAFVTGSDIVMDGGYTVW
- the rpiA gene encoding ribose-5-phosphate isomerase RpiA, which gives rise to MGTHIEPGYARLEPQSKQDEAKLVSGIKAVDHYLAPGMKVGLGSGTTSHWFVRALAPRVKDGLDIVGVPTSNATRELAIELGVPLTDLGQIDRLDVTIDGADEIDHQGSMIKGGGACLLWEKIVAAASRKMVAVVDDKKVFDTLGRFPLPIEVIQFGWQSTERLLRELFVSAGFDAGIRIERRTKNGALVVTDSGNWILDCHLEAISDPLALAPRFNAIPGVVEHGLFTGIASEMIVGHADGTADIVVFDGARQ
- a CDS encoding MurR/RpiR family transcriptional regulator; this encodes MRNDLLRRIALEHPSLTGATLRIADVLLGAPEAALKMSMAELSEAAQTSDPTVVRFFRRFDCADYQDFKVRLGQGLIPQAPFDYEAITNADTPASVCSKIVNNSLHAIQRFARDVDSAAVERAAQYLIDAKGIFLFGLGISETIAFDAEHKFFRLGLHCRVVLESQRQLLLAPTLRNDEVAVFFSHSGSTKSLVMAAAMAKGKGAVTIAVCAPGSRLAQTCDLTVAVPAYENTELYTPLTARINHLLVVNMLVAMLGLRQGRELPDNLAALDPWFTDKFMD
- a CDS encoding HAD-IA family hydrolase; the encoded protein is MTVNEIILEAERTVDAVVFDLDGTLVDTAPDIASAVNRLLATHGIAPQTVGFVEKFIGEGSHGLIDKLYKGLGLELDQARVSADVETYLSIYKQHPVEKATLYADALDAIPALHAAGVKLGVCTNKAQQLAQAVLAHFGIDRYFSAVVGGDMLAQRKPHPRHLLMTLEQMDAAPEHTLYIGDTRIDAQCARDAQVRCLIVNWGTGPDVPVPDDRRLDSFAELVTRCAALNASRLPGA
- the xylB gene encoding xylulokinase, which translates into the protein MERYLLGIDVGTSACKVIAVDGAGNVAAKALAAYPLVSPRPGWAEQDPEHWWSATQTALAQVLDALPDRRAVAGIGLSGQMHGLTALDEADNVLRPAILWCDQRAAPYCDEITARAGGLDGLLARVQNRMLPGFTAGKLLWMREHEPELFARMRRMLNPKDYLRLRLTGEHITDVSDASGTGLFDVRQRQWSGALMSALDLPASLLPQVVESTERAGTLRGELAQAWGLPGDVPVFGGGGDSVIQTTSMGAIDAGPLGVTIGTAGIVAGGLRTCPEATGQLQISCGNAPGRWHVMGVTLSAGGAFEWLRGALRRMTPDLSFEGMTQLAKAAAPGCDGLLFLPYLLGERCPHVAADGRAAWIGLTSTHDAAHMIRSVMEGVLLNIRAIASLGASAGLTCDEVRVSGGATGEPLWLQMLADVLQREVTTVTGASEGGAYGAVLAAGVGAGWWTSLDEAVGTLRVTSRVSPDASLEALYDARFDTFRTLYDALRPVYQHIAMENPSR